TTTTTAAATATTTCAGTAATATGTATATATTATTTAAAAAAAATAATTATACGTAGAAATTAAAATTATATTTTGGGGTAATCATGGGGGCACTTACAGAATATTTGGAATTAAAAGATGAAACTTGCCATTTAAAAGAAGAAGTTTCAAGAGTAATGACAGATAGAAAACGAACTACTTCCGAAAAACGAGAAATTGTAGAAAGCTTACAGAAGCGATTGAGATTAAAAAAACAGAGAATTAGAATACTGCACGACAAAGTAGTAGCCTACTATCTATTTCCAGGACTGCTTATTATTGTAGCTGCCCTAGCATTTCGATTTTCAGAATCGTTTAGAGAAATATTGATTGAAATTTTGATGAAATTTATTTAAATGCTTTTTTTGTTTTTGATTTATTTTTCGATTTTTATTTAATGGAAAACTCACATTATACAAATCACTGATGTCTAAAAGAATTATCGTGATAGTATGAATGAAAACAGTTCAATTTCTGATGAAAAATTATTCAAATTAATGGAAATCGTTAAAAAAAGGTACGGAAAAGTTCCGTACATTATTGAAAAAATGAAAACTAATCCAAAACTTTTAGAATCAAAAATCAACTACGATGAAGCTGTTGTTGATGATTACAAGCATATTGACCCAAAAACTGCGGAATTGATTTCTATTGCAGTTGTTTCAGCTCTCGGTTGTGAACACTGCATCGAATTTCACATCGAAGCTGCTAAAAAAATGGGAATAAGTGAAGAACAGATTATGACTGCTGTTTTAATTGCAGGATCATTATCAAATGCAGCAGTTCTTTCGAAATCAACACGTGCACTTCAAAAAGTAAACAATACACTAAAATACGATGAAAATAGCCTAAGCTGTCCTGAATGTAATATTTTAGGAACAAAATAATTTTTTTACGTTTTAAATTTTTAAAAATTCTGCATCGACTACAACGTGCCAGATTCCAGGAGCATATTTCTTTATTTTATTAATTTTATATTTATCCAATTTATAGCCGTTTTTC
This Methanococcus maripaludis C5 DNA region includes the following protein-coding sequences:
- a CDS encoding carboxymuconolactone decarboxylase family protein, whose protein sequence is MNENSSISDEKLFKLMEIVKKRYGKVPYIIEKMKTNPKLLESKINYDEAVVDDYKHIDPKTAELISIAVVSALGCEHCIEFHIEAAKKMGISEEQIMTAVLIAGSLSNAAVLSKSTRALQKVNNTLKYDENSLSCPECNILGTK